The genomic DNA CGCGGCTCGCCTCCTCGTCGCGGCGGGCGCCGCCGAAGGCCGCGTCGAACTTGTGCTTGTCTAGCGCCTGCCGCAGGGCCTGCGTCTTCATCACGTCGGTGTGCACCTCGGAGCCGTGGCTCACCGGCCCGACACCGCGGGCGAGCCCGTCCGGGTTGGTGTGGACCAGGAGGTCGAGGCCGAGCTCCTTCGCGCGGGCGTCGCGGAAGGCGATCATCTCGCGGAACTTCCATGTCGTGTCGACGTGGAGCAGCGGGAACGGCAGCCGCCCGGGCGCGAAGGCCTTGAGGGCGAGGTGCAGCAGCACCGAGGAATCCTTGCCGATCGAGTAGAGCATCACCGGGTTCTCGGTCTCGGCGACCGTCTCCCGGAAGATGTGGATGCTCTCGGCCTCCAGCCGCTTGAGATGGCTGAGGCGGTCGGCGGCGGTCGGTGCGGGCGTGGGGGCGCTCGGCTGCACGGCGGCGAGGGCGGCGCTCATCGGGCGAACTCCGGCTGGCGGGCTGTCTGATTC from Methylobacterium oryzae includes the following:
- the cysD gene encoding sulfate adenylyltransferase subunit CysD, translating into MSAALAAVQPSAPTPAPTAADRLSHLKRLEAESIHIFRETVAETENPVMLYSIGKDSSVLLHLALKAFAPGRLPFPLLHVDTTWKFREMIAFRDARAKELGLDLLVHTNPDGLARGVGPVSHGSEVHTDVMKTQALRQALDKHKFDAAFGGARRDEEASRAKERIISLRTAQHRWDPKRQRAEPWHLYNLKKKRGESLRVFPLSNWTELDIWLYIEQENIPIVPLYFAKERPVVEREGQLIMVDDERLPLAPGETPQQRLVRFRTLGCYPLTGAVESDAASLPEIIGETLAARTSERQGRVIDKDGAGAMERKKQEGYF